A stretch of the Saccharolobus caldissimus genome encodes the following:
- a CDS encoding RNA-guided endonuclease InsQ/TnpB family protein yields MLRNLRLKSFQPEEEYIYLTYSLKNDKKEESRVLLENYKVLLQKALDWLWKRTKVERKEAKKGKKVITKIKITLPKKKEVYKTLRDELGRINILASHYVDKAISDAYSILKSWRRRVEKGQASLRKPRLKKVYVRVKSTLRKVEGESVRITVRPYEYITFSWSHTWFSRRVKGLELGEPIIKEEKVYLPFRYKLPWFTPLDFLAIDSNLYTLDAYDGEKFVTFSIKELYSLKYGMELKRGRIQRFASKHGRKGKELLRKYSHRERNRVMDYIHKFVNKLLEMYPITMFAVEKLNKQEMFRDANDSLSKKISKTVWRSIHRILKYKAPLYGSFVKEVNPHLTSKSCPRCGWVSRKVGRTFRCERCGFTLDRQLNASLNIFLKMCGFPHIRDIPRVWVGVTPLKGWRRMSGAMLRDSGEAQRLRIGYNFMKIL; encoded by the coding sequence GTGTTGAGGAACTTAAGGCTTAAATCATTCCAACCAGAAGAAGAATACATTTACTTAACATACTCCTTGAAGAACGATAAGAAGGAGGAAAGCAGAGTATTACTAGAGAACTACAAAGTCCTACTACAGAAAGCATTAGACTGGTTATGGAAGAGGACTAAAGTTGAGAGAAAAGAAGCGAAGAAGGGTAAGAAAGTCATCACAAAGATCAAAATAACATTACCTAAGAAAAAGGAAGTATACAAGACGTTAAGGGATGAGTTGGGGAGGATTAACATTCTAGCTTCACATTACGTTGACAAGGCAATAAGTGATGCTTACTCAATCCTAAAGTCGTGGAGGAGGAGGGTTGAAAAGGGACAAGCGTCATTGAGGAAACCTAGACTGAAGAAGGTTTACGTTAGGGTAAAGTCAACCCTTAGGAAGGTTGAGGGTGAGAGTGTTAGGATTACTGTAAGACCTTACGAGTATATTACCTTCTCTTGGTCTCACACTTGGTTTTCACGAAGGGTTAAGGGACTTGAGTTAGGTGAGCCCATAATTAAGGAGGAAAAGGTATATTTACCATTTCGTTATAAGTTACCTTGGTTTACTCCCCTAGATTTCCTAGCAATTGATAGCAACCTCTATACTCTAGACGCTTATGATGGAGAGAAGTTCGTTACATTTTCAATCAAGGAGTTGTATAGTTTGAAGTATGGTATGGAGTTGAAAAGGGGTAGAATACAACGTTTTGCTTCAAAGCACGGTAGGAAGGGGAAGGAGTTGTTGAGGAAGTATTCCCACCGTGAAAGGAATAGGGTTATGGATTATATTCACAAGTTTGTGAATAAGTTGCTGGAGATGTATCCCATTACGATGTTTGCTGTTGAGAAGTTGAATAAGCAAGAGATGTTTAGGGATGCTAATGATTCCCTTTCTAAGAAGATTTCCAAGACTGTATGGAGGTCAATTCATCGTATTCTCAAGTATAAGGCTCCTCTTTACGGTTCCTTTGTTAAGGAGGTTAATCCGCACCTCACATCTAAGTCCTGCCCCAGATGTGGATGGGTTTCCCGAAAGGTTGGTAGGACTTTTAGGTGTGAGAGGTGTGGGTTCACCCTAGACAGACAACTGAATGCGTCACTTAATATCTTCCTCAAGATGTGCGGGTTTCCCCACATTCGTGATATTCCACGGGTGTGGGTTGGGGTTACCCCGCTAAAGGGGTGGAGGAGGATGAGTGGGGCAATGCTCCGTGACTCTGGTGAAGCCCAACGGCTGAGAATTGGATACAATTTCATGAAAATTCTATGA
- a CDS encoding type II toxin-antitoxin system VapC family toxin encodes MNLNVKFIDSNVFIYAILKPKRSVDEKIVKMKEKAKEILARIDNGEEKVLTTVVHISEIANVIESLSNLTTSIKVIENIINNENIVIKEVTVQDYTEAVKIANEENVSINDAIAYVIMMKNGINEIYTFDEKHFKKLNVKIL; translated from the coding sequence ATGAACTTAAACGTAAAGTTTATAGACTCTAACGTGTTCATTTATGCAATACTGAAACCAAAACGTTCAGTTGATGAAAAGATTGTTAAAATGAAAGAGAAAGCAAAGGAAATACTGGCAAGAATTGATAACGGGGAGGAAAAAGTTCTAACTACTGTAGTTCACATCTCTGAAATTGCTAACGTAATTGAGAGCTTATCTAACCTCACAACCTCAATTAAGGTTATTGAAAACATAATTAACAACGAGAATATTGTCATTAAAGAAGTCACAGTACAAGATTATACTGAAGCTGTTAAAATAGCCAATGAGGAAAACGTAAGCATTAACGATGCTATAGCATATGTTATAATGATGAAAAACGGTATTAACGAGATTTACACTTTTGATGAAAAACATTTTAAGAAATTGAATGTGAAGATTTTGTGA
- the cutA gene encoding divalent-cation tolerance protein CutA codes for MYTLLFSTTNSMENAKKIAKILVDERLAACVNIVPYIKSFYRWEGKTVEDDEILLIIKTKSEIKDKVIKRIKELHTYQIPEIIALDITAGLPEYLKWIDDNVS; via the coding sequence ATGTATACCTTGTTATTTTCCACGACAAATAGTATGGAGAATGCTAAGAAAATAGCTAAAATATTAGTAGATGAGAGATTAGCTGCATGCGTAAATATAGTTCCCTATATAAAGTCGTTTTATCGCTGGGAAGGAAAAACTGTTGAGGATGACGAAATTTTACTAATTATTAAGACCAAGAGTGAGATAAAGGATAAGGTGATAAAAAGAATTAAGGAACTTCATACATATCAGATACCAGAGATAATAGCTTTAGATATAACTGCAGGTCTCCCAGAGTATCTAAAATGGATAGATGATAATGTTAGTTAA
- a CDS encoding DUF3834 domain-containing protein: MLVSAPFAGPVSFPLLVAKVLGHIDFDLENSCNSDKVGDVILDSITNVAKNRREGYKIVAGIYVRMYSLLGNKESKVIYTIRQGTLADYNARLYAKITGKSVINTTLVDALSKAESGGLAIVGIEAKVGELLEEELKKLGYLAPQCVIYSRINADKVLEAYEEGIRLMKERKNEASLIISSASNYYSQDIMKKIIHIYNHQLTTNKDDLRKSINVYSLVLPDVKELEV, encoded by the coding sequence ATGTTAGTAAGTGCACCATTTGCCGGACCCGTATCATTTCCCTTATTAGTAGCTAAAGTTTTAGGTCATATAGATTTCGATTTGGAGAATAGTTGTAATAGTGACAAGGTTGGGGATGTTATTTTAGATTCTATAACTAACGTAGCTAAAAATAGAAGGGAGGGATATAAGATAGTAGCAGGGATATATGTGAGGATGTACTCACTATTAGGCAATAAGGAATCAAAGGTAATTTATACTATAAGGCAGGGGACGTTAGCAGATTATAATGCAAGGCTCTACGCTAAAATCACGGGTAAGAGTGTTATTAACACGACTCTAGTTGATGCGTTAAGTAAGGCTGAGTCTGGGGGATTAGCTATTGTTGGGATAGAAGCTAAGGTAGGGGAATTATTAGAGGAGGAGTTAAAGAAATTAGGATATTTAGCTCCTCAATGTGTGATATATTCTAGGATTAACGCAGATAAGGTATTGGAGGCTTATGAGGAGGGAATAAGGTTAATGAAGGAGAGAAAGAATGAAGCTTCTTTGATAATCTCCTCTGCAAGTAATTACTATTCCCAAGATATAATGAAGAAAATAATCCACATTTATAATCATCAATTAACTACTAATAAGGACGATTTAAGGAAGAGCATTAACGTATATAGCTTGGTACTCCCAGATGTTAAGGAATTAGAAGTTTAA
- a CDS encoding sulfite exporter TauE/SafE family protein — protein MLIPIYLLIIIGIAVGALTGITGASGVLVVVPTLLYLGLNFKEAIGSSLLVDVITTTTVTYVYFLNKNIDVEISLIMGLGAAIGAQIGSSIAFITPERELEIAFTIFTAYMAYVSFKRSRNKFSMKKINLNKTKYFLALILSILIGMVTGTLGASGGIMFVAVMMLLFSIDIKKMIGTATLAMLLSALSGVSAYIIAGKTDVIASLIIGLTALISGYLFARVANAMKSSMIYALLGSVFTLVSITTILRVL, from the coding sequence ATGTTAATCCCAATTTATCTTCTGATAATCATTGGGATAGCTGTTGGTGCATTGACTGGCATTACTGGAGCTAGCGGTGTACTGGTAGTTGTTCCAACACTTCTGTATTTAGGATTAAATTTCAAGGAAGCTATAGGTTCGAGTCTATTAGTTGACGTTATAACTACAACTACAGTTACGTACGTATATTTCCTTAATAAGAACATTGACGTGGAAATTTCCCTTATTATGGGCTTAGGTGCAGCAATTGGTGCGCAGATAGGTTCCAGTATAGCTTTTATTACACCAGAGAGAGAACTTGAAATAGCCTTTACAATATTCACAGCTTATATGGCATATGTGTCTTTTAAGAGATCAAGAAATAAATTTAGTATGAAGAAAATAAATTTAAATAAAACTAAGTATTTTCTAGCCCTTATACTTAGTATACTTATAGGTATGGTTACGGGTACTTTAGGTGCTAGTGGAGGGATAATGTTCGTAGCAGTTATGATGCTCTTATTTTCTATTGATATAAAGAAAATGATAGGCACCGCAACGCTAGCCATGCTGCTTTCAGCCTTAAGTGGAGTTTCAGCTTATATAATTGCTGGGAAAACTGACGTTATAGCCTCATTAATAATAGGCTTAACTGCACTCATTTCAGGATATTTATTCGCAAGAGTAGCTAATGCTATGAAGTCCTCCATGATATACGCTCTTTTAGGTAGTGTATTTACGTTAGTTTCTATAACTACAATTTTAAGAGTCCTCTGA
- a CDS encoding IS607 family transposase — MLKPKEVCQRLGISYRTLQSYVKKGYIKPVVLQSGKWRFREEDVEKLMGIVRKRKIILYARVSSNTQKDDLINQVKYLEENVKDYDKVITDIGSGLNMKRKGFIKLLRMILNNEVSKVVIAYPDRLVRFGFEIIEEVCKAHNCEIVVLDNEDKTPEQELIEDLISILVSFSGKLYGMRSHKYEKVKKCVEELKA, encoded by the coding sequence ATGCTAAAACCTAAGGAAGTATGCCAACGCTTAGGAATATCCTACCGTACGTTACAGAGCTATGTTAAGAAAGGATACATAAAACCAGTAGTATTACAGAGCGGAAAATGGAGGTTCAGGGAAGAGGATGTTGAGAAGTTGATGGGGATTGTTAGAAAGAGGAAAATAATACTATACGCTAGGGTATCATCAAACACACAAAAAGACGACTTAATAAACCAAGTAAAATACCTTGAGGAAAACGTTAAGGACTACGACAAAGTAATAACAGACATAGGATCTGGACTAAACATGAAGAGAAAAGGATTCATCAAGTTGTTAAGGATGATACTGAACAACGAAGTGTCGAAAGTAGTCATAGCCTATCCAGACAGATTAGTTAGGTTCGGTTTCGAGATAATAGAGGAGGTCTGCAAAGCACACAACTGCGAAATAGTCGTGTTAGACAATGAGGACAAAACACCAGAACAAGAGTTGATAGAGGATCTGATCTCAATCCTAGTATCATTCAGCGGAAAACTTTACGGAATGAGGAGCCACAAATACGAAAAGGTGAAGAAATGTGTTGAGGAACTTAAGGCTTAA
- a CDS encoding GNAT family N-acetyltransferase — MIIDGKRIEIIKANENYAEKFYEYLQELKDDPENYTVIRYQEVKLEDVNKIKWEDNPMFLALEGNRIVGSLQIIRGKYFGIARQNHVGELAYSVSKEFRGKGLIYALFSHALENIKLKIITAWVDERNIRSQKLLEKLNFTKLGKINEFMYSLREGIYVNLLFYVGNADNILRRAKEELERRGIKYSDS, encoded by the coding sequence ATGATAATTGACGGTAAAAGGATAGAGATCATAAAGGCAAACGAAAATTACGCTGAGAAATTCTATGAGTACTTACAAGAGCTTAAGGACGATCCAGAAAATTATACCGTAATACGGTATCAAGAAGTTAAGTTAGAAGATGTAAATAAAATAAAATGGGAAGATAATCCCATGTTTTTAGCCCTTGAAGGGAATAGAATTGTTGGATCATTGCAAATTATAAGAGGCAAATATTTTGGCATTGCTAGACAAAATCATGTTGGCGAATTGGCTTATTCAGTATCTAAGGAGTTCAGAGGGAAAGGATTAATTTATGCACTATTCTCACATGCTTTGGAAAACATAAAGTTAAAAATAATAACCGCGTGGGTTGATGAGAGGAACATAAGGTCACAGAAGCTTTTAGAGAAATTAAATTTCACTAAACTAGGTAAAATTAACGAGTTCATGTACTCTTTGAGAGAAGGGATTTACGTAAACTTATTATTTTACGTAGGAAACGCAGATAATATACTAAGAAGAGCTAAAGAAGAGTTAGAAAGAAGGGGGATTAAATATTCTGATAGTTAA
- a CDS encoding AbrB/MazE/SpoVT family DNA-binding domain-containing protein produces MERVVIKRVDSQGRIIIPKEWRDKFNTDEFILVLKDDRIELYPRVSNLTKLIDSINVEELPSDWHELKRKVYRL; encoded by the coding sequence ATGGAGAGAGTGGTAATAAAGAGGGTTGACAGCCAAGGAAGGATAATTATACCAAAAGAATGGAGGGACAAGTTTAACACTGACGAGTTCATCCTAGTTCTAAAAGACGATAGAATTGAGCTTTACCCCCGTGTTTCAAACTTAACAAAACTTATTGACAGCATTAATGTTGAAGAATTGCCAAGTGATTGGCATGAACTTAAACGTAAAGTTTATAGACTCTAA
- a CDS encoding AMP-binding protein: MEIDLRNIAFSSYEELASKFKWNIPEYFNIGEAVLDRNCSDNVALYYEDFEGNKASYTFRELKSLSDSLIGLLTEKLGVKKGDVVGVYLQPRVETIVSILSIYRLGGIALSISPLMGVEAVEYRIRHSKAKAIIMEGNKKEVREKLKDVNVIIVGDEAKSENETDFSEVKKKTGNYNAVRTKSDEPAQLFYTSGSTGEPKGVLHAHRFLLGHIPAYQLYFELAPKDNDIFYTPADWGWIGAIGDVILPSLYFRKPIVAYRREGRFDPANNLSIMQKYNVTCAFIPPTALRIIRREIPRPKKDYDLKLRALSSAGEAVGEDLIIWAMNELSPHVNEFYGCTEANLVVVNNSLWRKIGALGKPTPGHEVAVIDENGKPVIGEIGEIAVKVGDPVMFLGYWKNPEATQRKFRGEWFLIGDLGIMDNQGYIWFKGRADDVIKVSGYRLGPEEIEKVILQHPAVQDVAVIGKPDKIRGNIIKAFIVLKDGYSPSEELVIQIQNLVKTKLASYAYPREIEFVKELPRTETGKLKRFELRKKEMK, encoded by the coding sequence ATGGAAATAGACTTAAGAAATATTGCTTTTTCCTCTTATGAGGAGCTAGCTAGCAAGTTCAAATGGAATATACCAGAGTACTTCAACATAGGAGAAGCGGTTTTAGATAGAAATTGTAGTGATAATGTTGCATTATATTATGAGGATTTCGAGGGAAATAAAGCCTCATATACTTTCAGAGAATTAAAATCTCTATCTGATTCTTTAATAGGCCTACTTACAGAAAAGTTAGGTGTTAAAAAGGGTGACGTAGTAGGAGTGTATCTACAGCCTAGAGTTGAGACCATAGTTTCAATCTTATCGATTTATAGGTTAGGTGGAATAGCATTATCAATCTCTCCATTAATGGGCGTTGAGGCTGTAGAGTATAGGATCAGACATAGTAAGGCTAAGGCAATAATAATGGAAGGAAATAAAAAAGAAGTAAGAGAAAAACTAAAAGACGTTAACGTAATTATAGTAGGAGATGAGGCTAAAAGTGAGAATGAAACGGATTTTAGTGAAGTCAAGAAAAAAACTGGTAATTATAATGCAGTGAGGACTAAAAGTGACGAACCCGCTCAATTATTTTATACTTCTGGAAGCACTGGAGAGCCTAAAGGGGTACTTCATGCACATAGGTTCCTTTTAGGGCATATACCAGCTTATCAACTTTACTTTGAACTAGCACCTAAAGATAACGACATATTTTATACTCCAGCCGATTGGGGATGGATAGGAGCAATAGGCGATGTAATTTTACCTAGCTTATACTTTAGAAAACCTATCGTCGCCTATAGAAGGGAAGGAAGGTTTGACCCAGCTAATAATCTATCAATAATGCAAAAATATAACGTTACTTGCGCATTTATACCACCTACTGCATTAAGGATTATAAGAAGGGAAATCCCACGTCCTAAGAAGGATTATGATCTTAAATTAAGGGCACTTAGTAGTGCAGGGGAAGCTGTAGGAGAGGATCTAATAATCTGGGCTATGAATGAATTAAGTCCACACGTGAATGAATTCTATGGATGTACAGAGGCTAACTTAGTAGTGGTTAATAATTCCCTATGGCGTAAAATAGGGGCTTTAGGAAAACCTACACCGGGACATGAAGTAGCAGTAATAGATGAGAACGGAAAACCAGTAATAGGTGAAATAGGTGAAATTGCAGTAAAAGTAGGAGATCCAGTGATGTTCTTAGGATATTGGAAAAATCCTGAGGCAACTCAACGCAAGTTTAGGGGAGAATGGTTTCTAATAGGAGATCTTGGAATAATGGATAATCAAGGATATATTTGGTTTAAAGGAAGAGCAGATGATGTAATAAAAGTTTCAGGTTATAGATTAGGTCCAGAGGAGATTGAAAAGGTTATATTACAACATCCTGCTGTTCAAGACGTTGCAGTAATAGGGAAACCAGACAAAATAAGAGGAAATATAATTAAAGCGTTTATTGTGCTAAAAGATGGATATTCTCCTTCTGAAGAACTAGTAATACAAATTCAGAATCTGGTTAAAACTAAATTAGCCTCTTATGCATATCCCAGAGAAATAGAGTTCGTGAAAGAATTGCCTAGAACAGAAACCGGAAAGCTAAAAAGATTTGAATTAAGAAAAAAGGAAATGAAGTGA
- a CDS encoding IS607 family transposase gives MLKPKEVCQKLGISYRTLQNYVKKGYIKPVVLQSGKWRFREEDVEKLMGIIRKRKIILYARVSSNTQKDDLINQVKYLQEQVKDYDQVITDIGSGLNMKRKGFLKLLRMILNNEVSKVVIAYPDRLVRFGFEILEEVCKAHNCEIVVLNNEDKTPERGLIRVNLRLSFYFSLSKDYL, from the coding sequence ATGCTTAAGCCTAAGGAGGTATGCCAAAAACTAGGAATATCATACCGCACATTACAAAACTACGTTAAGAAAGGATACATAAAACCAGTAGTATTACAGAGTGGAAAATGGAGGTTCAGAGAAGAAGACGTAGAGAAACTAATGGGGATTATCAGAAAGAGGAAAATAATACTATACGCTAGGGTATCATCAAACACACAAAAAGACGACTTAATAAACCAAGTAAAATACTTACAAGAGCAAGTAAAGGATTACGACCAAGTAATAACAGACATAGGATCTGGACTAAACATGAAGAGAAAAGGATTCCTCAAATTATTAAGAATGATACTAAACAACGAGGTGTCAAAAGTAGTCATAGCCTACCCAGACAGACTAGTAAGATTTGGCTTTGAAATCCTTGAAGAAGTATGCAAAGCACACAATTGTGAAATAGTAGTATTAAACAATGAGGACAAAACCCCAGAACGAGGGCTCATTAGGGTTAACTTACGCTTAAGTTTTTATTTTTCGCTTTCTAAAGACTATTTATGA
- a CDS encoding MFS transporter translates to MWSKIFPYWFLILTIGFGWFILAPLIPALEKIFNVPLSSVLFIISSYGYTMAILGLLAGFISARFTVRMSLILSSVLSFIGLLGRALSILNANFGFFLLFAIIAALAYPLAVAPIGSIVESLFKEKSQTIIGISVGLLFLGMSLGSFLGPSIYSFLGIFSTLMLTSILGLLAMLWTILGTKGYPIHYNRSLRGSFNVGMIKNWYVGLAIASVSVMFGSIASTVLLLHKLIPILAISFGGFLGGLAFLGSALGAIILPPLFESNKRLGLIFTGLLSFISSAIMSLSLAFTVNFPLIALGYFLFGFFGNAYWSMSMNSTINYVSDPAKAGLATSMYSVVTNIGVATIPVFLGSLFGDTYTLVLGVIVVMIMELVAGLLSFTLKVNKISE, encoded by the coding sequence ATGTGGTCTAAGATATTTCCCTATTGGTTTCTAATATTAACAATAGGCTTTGGATGGTTTATATTGGCTCCGTTAATCCCCGCATTAGAGAAAATATTTAATGTCCCCTTAAGCTCAGTCTTATTTATAATCTCATCCTATGGTTATACTATGGCTATTCTTGGGCTATTAGCTGGTTTCATATCTGCTAGATTTACGGTAAGGATGTCATTAATTCTGTCCTCAGTACTTTCATTCATAGGACTATTGGGAAGAGCTCTCTCAATCTTAAACGCTAATTTTGGATTTTTCCTATTATTTGCAATTATAGCAGCATTAGCTTATCCACTTGCTGTAGCACCTATAGGGAGTATAGTGGAATCTCTATTTAAAGAAAAATCTCAAACGATTATAGGTATTAGCGTAGGTTTACTTTTTCTAGGGATGTCCTTAGGATCTTTCTTAGGACCTTCAATATATTCCTTCCTCGGAATTTTTAGTACATTAATGTTAACCTCAATTTTAGGCCTATTAGCAATGCTTTGGACAATTTTAGGCACGAAAGGTTACCCAATACATTATAATAGATCTCTAAGGGGAAGTTTTAACGTTGGTATGATAAAGAACTGGTACGTTGGATTGGCTATTGCATCAGTATCAGTAATGTTTGGAAGCATTGCCTCAACTGTACTATTACTTCATAAGTTGATCCCAATTTTGGCTATAAGCTTTGGTGGCTTCCTAGGAGGGTTAGCCTTTCTAGGATCTGCTTTAGGTGCTATAATATTACCTCCATTATTTGAAAGTAATAAGAGGCTTGGGCTAATCTTTACCGGTCTACTCTCCTTTATATCATCCGCTATAATGTCGTTAAGTTTAGCCTTTACCGTAAATTTTCCTTTAATCGCATTAGGATACTTCCTCTTCGGATTCTTCGGTAACGCTTATTGGTCGATGTCCATGAACTCAACTATAAATTATGTGTCAGATCCTGCCAAGGCTGGGCTAGCTACATCTATGTATAGTGTAGTTACTAATATAGGAGTCGCAACAATACCAGTATTTTTAGGGAGTTTATTTGGCGACACTTACACTCTAGTGTTAGGCGTAATAGTTGTTATGATAATGGAGTTAGTAGCAGGTTTATTATCGTTTACGCTAAAGGTAAATAAAATTAGTGAATGA
- a CDS encoding MFS transporter has product MTLIFIYDKFLINIAMANNGGKDKNTALKVAISANLGWGFELFDLVVYLYVANTIAPLFFPSSSRIASLLLFLLTIVIGYFARPLGGIFFGHYGDRIGRKRLWFISLLGMGIATILMGFLPTYYQIGIMATILLVMLRILQGFFLAGEWGGGMTLVSEFSPDNLRGLMGGIQQGGAALGLIFAVIANEVALALAPGNTFQTLGWRIMFWFGVVPLIIALAVRWKVGESVEWLTKVADKPEKIPIVTVFKRWWKLVIIATVVLFASGSIYYGIIAYMPTFLGLYTKLSPYEIDNIVLATNLIWGLGFIEFS; this is encoded by the coding sequence ATGACTTTAATATTTATATATGATAAATTCCTTATTAATATAGCTATGGCAAATAATGGTGGTAAAGATAAAAATACCGCATTAAAAGTCGCTATATCAGCGAATTTAGGATGGGGATTCGAACTATTTGACTTAGTAGTCTATCTATATGTTGCAAATACAATAGCTCCACTGTTTTTCCCTTCAAGTAGTAGGATAGCCAGCCTTTTGCTCTTTCTATTAACAATAGTAATAGGTTACTTTGCTAGACCCTTAGGTGGTATATTTTTCGGACATTATGGGGATAGAATAGGAAGGAAAAGATTATGGTTCATTTCTCTACTGGGCATGGGTATTGCCACAATTCTGATGGGATTTCTGCCAACATACTATCAAATAGGAATTATGGCAACAATATTACTAGTAATGCTAAGAATACTTCAAGGTTTCTTCCTAGCGGGAGAATGGGGTGGTGGAATGACGTTAGTAAGTGAATTTTCCCCCGATAATTTAAGAGGTTTAATGGGAGGTATCCAACAAGGTGGTGCAGCACTAGGCTTAATATTTGCGGTTATAGCTAATGAGGTCGCTTTAGCACTAGCACCAGGTAATACTTTTCAGACTTTAGGTTGGAGGATAATGTTCTGGTTCGGAGTAGTACCATTAATAATTGCCCTAGCTGTAAGATGGAAGGTAGGAGAGAGTGTTGAATGGTTAACAAAAGTAGCTGATAAGCCCGAAAAGATCCCGATAGTTACCGTGTTTAAAAGGTGGTGGAAATTAGTTATAATTGCTACAGTGGTTCTATTCGCTAGTGGTTCTATTTATTATGGGATAATAGCATATATGCCAACGTTTTTAGGACTCTACACTAAACTTTCCCCATACGAAATAGACAACATAGTTTTAGCAACTAATCTGATTTGGGGTTTGGGCTTCATAGAATTTTCATGA
- a CDS encoding CaiB/BaiF CoA transferase family protein: protein MYRVIEIGHVIAAPYAGEILTHLGFEVIKVEPLQGDPTRSDDVLEDTMFIFNNRGKKSIALDLKKEKGKEILARLIKNSHVLIENLSPNSMERLGFTDEFLFGINPSLVYCSIKGYPKGEYENLPAFGTIIEAISGIMEANDKARLPASITDMSSSTYCVITILWALLMGRPGHYRVNIVQSDLAWLGYYLIAYQKMRKTFEGGKDELPFWAPYELFSSLEGREFYLAINDNNKWSRLCKILGLEELLNDERFKTNADRVKNRKVLHEILQDRFCKMKFNEIISLLRSNDIPVSEMNRIQDLVGAKFAEWERIDDNILVPKLPLIGSLEGKKAPKLGENTREILLNLGYSEDDIKKFAEEKVIKLSNYYV, encoded by the coding sequence ATGTATAGAGTCATTGAGATAGGTCACGTTATTGCTGCTCCCTACGCAGGGGAAATTCTTACACACTTAGGATTTGAGGTAATAAAGGTAGAGCCATTACAAGGAGATCCTACTAGATCTGATGATGTATTAGAGGATACTATGTTTATATTTAATAATAGAGGTAAGAAGTCAATAGCCTTAGATTTAAAGAAGGAAAAGGGAAAAGAGATCTTAGCAAGGCTTATAAAAAATTCTCATGTATTAATAGAGAATCTCTCTCCTAATTCTATGGAAAGATTAGGCTTTACGGACGAGTTCCTATTTGGAATTAATCCTTCCCTAGTTTACTGCTCTATTAAGGGCTATCCTAAGGGTGAATACGAGAATCTACCAGCTTTTGGGACTATAATTGAAGCAATAAGTGGTATTATGGAGGCTAACGATAAGGCCAGATTACCTGCATCAATAACAGATATGAGCTCTTCTACCTATTGTGTCATAACTATATTGTGGGCATTACTAATGGGTAGGCCAGGGCACTATAGGGTTAATATAGTACAATCTGACTTAGCTTGGCTAGGATATTATTTAATTGCTTATCAGAAGATGAGAAAGACTTTTGAAGGAGGAAAAGATGAACTTCCTTTCTGGGCTCCTTATGAGTTATTTAGTAGTTTAGAGGGTAGGGAATTCTACTTAGCCATTAATGATAACAATAAGTGGAGTAGGCTATGCAAAATTTTAGGATTAGAAGAGCTTTTAAACGATGAGAGGTTCAAAACCAATGCGGATAGAGTTAAGAATAGGAAGGTCTTACATGAGATCTTGCAAGACAGATTCTGTAAAATGAAATTCAATGAGATAATAAGCCTACTTAGGTCTAATGATATACCCGTTTCTGAGATGAATAGAATACAGGATTTGGTGGGGGCTAAATTTGCAGAATGGGAAAGAATTGATGATAACATATTAGTACCAAAATTACCGCTAATAGGCTCTTTAGAAGGTAAGAAAGCTCCTAAATTAGGAGAGAACACTAGGGAGATTCTGCTTAACTTAGGGTACAGTGAAGATGATATTAAGAAATTCGCGGAAGAAAAAGTAATAAAACTTAGTAATTATTATGTTTAA